A DNA window from Camelina sativa cultivar DH55 chromosome 17, Cs, whole genome shotgun sequence contains the following coding sequences:
- the LOC104755661 gene encoding probable 6-phosphogluconolactonase 1: protein MALTWTHKDRGEIRVHENLQELSIDLVDYIAEVSEASIKEHGAFCIVLSGGSLISLMGKLIEPPYDKIIDWAKWYVFWADERVVAKSHDDSNYKLAKDNLLSKVNVFPRHICSINDTVSAEEAAAEYEFAIRQMVRTRTVAASDNSDCPKFDLILLGMGSDGHVASLFPNHPALLVKDDWVTFLTDSPKPPPERITFTLPVINSAARVVVVATGESKANAIHLAIDDLPKQESSLSLPARLVHPSNGNLIWFMDKPAGSKLDKV, encoded by the exons ATGGCACTTACTTGGACTCATAAAGACAGAGgagaaattagggttcatgAGAATTTGCAGGAACTAAGCATAGACTTGGTAGATTATATAGCTGAGGTATCAGAAGCATCAATTAAAGAGCATGGTGCTTTCTGCATTGTGTTGTCAGGAGGCTCTCTCATTAGTCTGATGGG AAAATTGATCGAGCCACCTTACGACAAGATTATAGATTGGGCGAAATGGTATGTCTTTTGGGCGGATGAGCGCGTAGTAGCTAAGAGTCATGACGATAGCAACTACAAACTCGCCAAGGACAATCTCCTCTCCAAG gTCAATGTGTTTCCGAGACATATATGTTCGATTAACGACACAGTTTCGGCGGAGGAAGCTGCAGCAGAGTATGAGTTCGCCATCAGGCAGATGGTGAGAACAAGAACTGTGGCTGCATCTGATAACAGTGACTGTCCCAAGTTTGATCTGATCTTGCTTGGGATGGGATCGGATGGGCATGTAGCCTCGCTCTTCCCAAACCACCCAGCACTTTTGGTGAAGGATGATTGGGTCACGTTCCTAACTGACTCTCCTAAACCGCCACCGGAGAGAATCACATTCACTTTACCCGTCATTAACTCAGCTGCTAGAGTTGTTGTAGTAGCCACCGGCGAATCCAAAGCCAATGCTATCCACTTAGCTATCGATGATTTGCCCAAACAAGAGAGCTCTTTGTCCCTGCCTGCAAGGCTAGTCCACCCAAGCAATGGGAATCTGATCTGGTTTATGGATAAACCAGCGGGGTCTAAACTTGACAAGGTTTAA
- the LOC104755663 gene encoding cytochrome P450 78A5-like: protein MSSEAYVLFFNNLNLLTVEAFALISLFVATVAFFLSPGGLAWAWTGSSKNQVAIPGPSGSLSVFSGANPHRALAALAKRFKASSLMAFSVGFSRFVISSEPETAKEILNSSAFADRPVKESAYELLFHRAMGFAPYGEYWRNLRRISSTHLFSPRRIASFEGVRVGIGMKMVKKIQSLVTSDASGEVEVKKVVHFGSLNNVMTTVFGESYDFDEVNGVGCFLERLVSEGYELLGIFNWSDHFWLLRSFDFQGVRKRCRALVSEVNTFVGGIIDKHKMKKSNNLNGEDFVDVLLGLQKDEKLSDSDMIAVLWEMIFRGTDTVAILVEWVLARMVLHQDIQDKLYKEIASATSNNTRSLSDSDIPKLPYLQAIVKETLRLHPPGPLLSWARLAIHDVHVGPNLVPAGTVAMVNMWSITHDAKIWTDPEEFNPDRFIGGEDVSIMGSDLRLAPFGAGRRVCPGKAMGLATVHLWIAQLIQNFEWVKGSCDVELAEVLKLSMEMKQPLKCKAVPRNVGFA from the exons ATGTCTTCGGAAGCTTACGTTCTGTTCTTTAACAACCTGAACCTTCTCACCGTCGAAGCCTTTGCTTTGATCTCGCTATTCGTAGCGACCGTTGCTTTCTTCCTCTCACCAGGTGGGCTCGCATGGGCCTGGACCGGGTCATCCAAGAACCAGGTTGCGATTCCTGGACCATCTGGTTCTCTTTCCGTCTTCTCCGGCGCTAATCCCCACCGTGCTCTCGCCGCTCTTGCAAAACGCTTCAAGGCCTCTTCGTTGATGGCGTTTTCTGTTGGGTTTTCGCGTTTCGTCATCTCTAGTGAACCGGAGACGGCTAAAGAAATTCTGAACAGCTCTGCTTTTGCGGACCGCCCGGTTAAGGAGTCAGCTTACGAGCTACTGTTCCACCGTGCCATGGGGTTCGCACCGTATGGTGAGTACTGGAGGAATCTTAGGAGAATCTCTTCCACTCATCTTTTCAGTCCGAGGAGAATCGCGAGTTTCGAAGGTGTTAGAGTTGGGATCGGtatgaagatggtgaagaagatccAGAGCCTTGTCACGTCGGATGCTTCTGGTGAAGTTGAAGTGAAAAAGGTCGTTCACTTTGGTTCTTTGAATAATGTAATGACGACTGTGTTCGGTGAAAGTTACGATTTTGATGAAGTTAATGGAGTTGGGTGTTTCCTAGAGAGGCTGGTGAGTGAAGGCTATGAGTTGCTTGGGATATTTAACTGGAGCGATCACTTTTGGCTTCTTCGTTCCTTTGACTTCCAAGGAGTGAGGAAGAGGTGTAGAGCTTTGGTCTCTGAAGTCAACACTTTTGTCGGCGGAATAATTGACAAacacaagatgaagaagagcaaCAATCTCAATGGAGAGGACTTCGTTGATGTCTTGCTTGGCTTGCAAAAGGATGAAAAGCTGTCTGATTCTGACATGATTGCTGTTCTTTGG gaaaTGATTTTTAGAGGGACAGACACTGTTGCGATTCTAGTGGAATGGGTTCTTGCTAGAATGGTTTTGCATCAAGACATCCAGGATAAGCTCTACAAAGAGATAGCTTCTGCTACAAGTAACAACACTAGATCCTTGTCTGACTCCGACATCCCAAAACTGCCGTACCTCCAAGCTATTGTCAAAGAAACCCTAAGGCTCCACCCACCTGGTCCACTCCTCTCATGGGCCCGCCTCGCTATCCACGATGTTCACGTAGGTCCCAACCTTGTCCCTGCTGGAACCGTAGCTATGGTCAACATGTGGTCCATCACACACGACGCCAAAATCTGGACCGACCCTGAAGAGTTTAACCCCGATAGGTTCATTGGTGGTGAGGATGTGAGCATCATGGGCTCTGATCTTCGATTGGCTCCGTTCGGGGCCGGACGTCGCGTTTGCCCTGGTAAAGCAATGGGTCTAGCTACTGTCCATCTTTGGATTGCTCAACTGATTCAGAATTTCGAATGGGTTAAGGGCTCTTGTGATGTTGAGCTCGCTGAGGTTCTCAAGCTGTCTATGGAGATGAAGCAGCCGTTGAAGTGCAAGGCCGTTCCAAGGAATGTTGGTTTCGCTTGA
- the LOC104755664 gene encoding putative G3BP-like protein — MALESNAPVMDPHTVGNAFVQKYYNHLYESPAEVYQYYREDSVLGRPGSDGEMDSVKSLKAINDKIMSFDYVNSKIQILTADSQASYKNGVVTLVTGLLTVKDGERMRFTQSFFLVPQNGSYFVLNDVFRYVADEIVEPEASKKEVEAVIPQVVESTVTAVEPTNEVAEPVTIPTQQPASKPTTEVTEKRPERAVVANGHPKTPEEKVVKEDNSNGVDAPKISFAAMVQSPAKPKPKPVTKPSAAPKPKAPAPVPEHSSAKTIDQPAEDGATIFVANLPMDATPEQLNETFKGFGAIKKDGIQVRSYRLKGNCFGFVTFESAEVTKLVLQAHKELAIRIGNRRVSIEEKRGNNDGRPSSRNGGYRSENGYRNDGFRPRGNNFNGGGRGYGRNGYDRRGGESRNGESNNGNGKVHQNGTVKAGSENAQSRG; from the exons ATGGCACTCGAATCGAATGCTCCAGTTATGGATCCACACACTGTGGGCAATGCGTTTGTTCAGAAGTACTACAACCACTTGTATGAATCACCAGCGGAAGTGTATCAGTATTATCGCGAGGATAGTGTTTTAGGCCGCCCTGGTTCTGATGGAGAAATGGATTCTGTCAAATCCTTAAAA GCTATCAATGACAAGATCATGTCCTTCGATTACGTGAACTCAAAGATTCAGATTTTGACTGCTGATTCCCAAGCATCTTACAAGAATGGCGTTGTTACTCTAGTCACTGGTTTACTGACCGTGAAAGATGGGGAAAGAATGAGATTTACTCAATCCTTTTTCCTTGTGCCCCAGAATGGAAGCTACTTTGTCCTGAACGATGTCTTTAGGTATGTCGCTGATGAGATTGTTGAACCAGAAGCTAGCAAGAAAGAGGTCGAGGCAGTGATTCCTCAAGTGGTTGAATCAACAGTTACTGCAGTGG AGCCAACAAATGAAGTTGCTGAGCCAGTTACTATCCCTACTCAACAACCTGCGTCGAAACCAACAACTGAAGTTACAGAGAAGAGACCAGAGAGAGCTGTAGTAGCAAATGGACATCCCAAAACCCCGGAGGAAAAAGTTGTGAAGGAAGATAACAGCAATGGTGTGGATGCTCCCAAGATATCATTTGCAGCAATG GTCCAATCTCCTGCAAAGCCTAAACCTAAGCCTGTGACAAAGCCGAGTGCTGCTCCCAAACCCAAAGCTCCTGCGCCTGTTCCTGAACACTCTTCTGCCAAAACAATCGACCAACCAG CCGAGGATGGTGCCACCATATTTGTTGCAAACTTGCCTATGGACGCAACACCCGAGCAACTCAATGAAACATTCAAAGGTTTTGGAGCGATTAAGAAAGATGGTATCCAAGTTAGAAGTTACAGG TTAAAGGGAAACTGTTTCGGGTTTGTGACATTTGAATCTGCTGAAGTTACGAAATTGGTCCTCCAG GCTCACAAAGAATTAGCCATCAGAATCGGAAACCGAAGAGTTTCAATAGAAGAGAAACGAG GCAACAACGATGGAAGACCCTCAAGTCGAAACGGAGGCTACAGGAGCGAGAATGGTTACAGAAACGACGGTTTTAGGCCTCGAGGCAACAATTTTAATGGTGGAGGTCGAGGCTATGGAAGAAATGGATATGATAGACGAGGAGGCGAATCACGCAACGGTGAATCTAACAATGGTAATGGAAAGGTTCACCAGAACGGAACAGTAAAAGCTGGCAGTGAAAATGCTCAATCCAGAGGCTAA
- the LOC104755665 gene encoding ninja-family protein AFP2-like, with translation MGEASRQQQRACNGELTVTTNLSLDINKYPRDLLRGFMSENGVGSGGTGETDCDDEAAIELNLGLSLGGRFGVDKTPRKLKRSSSVIGTLPFDDDSTATTVTGMEEAEPENYTVGLVRTTSLPAEMEEEWRKRKEMQSLRRMEAKRRRCEKQSFRVGNSDDQTVSFENERWVTASKSGFLQRHLVSSNRQLCVDSDGGGGGGGGVTGGGSSSSLSELDNKNQQGSSNSCNDERSPKVVGGCSSNSGSNGTEKPNSVTRVNKVNENENEKGEDSVDRKGKGMMANSTTGLFDMPCVFTKGDGPNGRRVDGILYKYGKGEEVRIMCICHGSFLTPAEFVKHGGGGDVDRPLRHIVVNTSSSTF, from the exons ATGGGGGAAGCAAGTAGACAACAACAAAGGGCATGTAACGGAGAACTGACCGTTACGACAAATCTTTCTCTAGACATAAATAAATACCCAAGAGATCTGTTACGAGGTTTCATGTCTGAAAACGGTGTTGGAAGTGGAGGTACCGGAGAAACAGACTGCGATGACGAGGCTGCGATCGAGCTGAATCTTGGTTTGTCCTTAGGAGGTCGATTCGGAGTTGACAAGACTCCTCGTAAGCTCAAACGATCTTCCTCTGTTATCGGAACTCTTCCGTTTGATGACGACTCTACAGCGACGACTGTAACGGGGATGGAGGAGGCTGAGCCGGAGAATTACACTGTCGGTTTAGTGAGAACGACGTCGTTACCGGCGGAGATGGAGGAGGAATGGAGGAAAAGGAAAGAGATGCAGTCTTTGAGGAGAATGGAAGCTAAGAGAAGGAGATGCGAGAAACAGAGTTTTAGAGTTGGTAATTCTGATGACCAGACGGTGTCCTTTGAGAATGAGAGATGGGTCACCGCGAGCAAAAGTGGGTTTTTGCAGAGACATTTGGTTTCTTCTAATAGACAACTCTGTGTTGATTccgatggaggaggaggaggaggcggcggAGTAACTGGAGGAGGTAGCTCATCTAGCTTATCAGAGCTGGACAACAAGAATCAACAAG GATCATCAAACAGTTGTAATGATGAGAGAAGCCCGAAGGTGGTGGGAGGGTGTTCATCTAATAGCGGAAGCAACGGAACAGAGAAACCGAATAGTGTGACGAGAGTCAACAAAgtgaatgagaatgagaatgagaaaggaGAGGACTCGGTGGATAGGAAAGGCAAAGGGATGATGGCTAACTCTACTACTGGTTTGTTTGACATGCCGTGTGTGTTTACGAAAGGGGACGGGCCAAACGGAAGACGAGTTGATGGGATTTTATACAAGTACGGGAAAGGAGAGGAAGTGAGGATAATGTGCATTTGCCACGGCAGTTTCTTGACACCAGCTGAGTTTGTTAAACACGGTGGCGGAGGAGATGTCGATCGTCCTCTTCGCCATATCGTTGTCAACACTTCTTCTTCGACCTTTTAA
- the LOC104755667 gene encoding hsp70-Hsp90 organizing protein 1-like, producing the protein MVYKVKFRITHFEIRNISVSIQDLCINDISQFSLSQESSKESDLRFNSTMAEEAKAKGNASFSSGDFTSAIIHFTEAIDFDPTNHVLYSNRSAAHASLHQYADALSDANETIKLKPYWSKGYSRHGAAHLGLNQFDLAVTAYKKGLDIDPTNEALKSGLADAEASVSRSRSAPPPNSFGDAFKGPEMWSKLTADPSTRAFSQQPDFVSMMQEIQKNPSNLNLYMKDQRVMQSVGVLLNVNFRSPPPPPGDDSEVPHPDMGQSSREEVPDVKKKPKPEPLVTEEKEKKERKERAKKENELGNAAYRKKEFAVAIEHFCKAIEIDDEDISYITNRAAVYLELGEYNECIKDCDKAVERGRELGSDLKMVAKALTRKGTALTKMVNCSKDYEPAIEAFQKAVIEHRNSDTLERLNEAEQAKKEWEQKEYFDPKIGDEEREKGNDFFKEQKYPDALKHYTEAIKRNPKDPKGYSNRAACYIKLGAMADGKKDAEKCIEIDPTFSKGYSRKAAVQFFLKEYEDAMKTYQEGLKHDPNNQELLDGVSRCVMEPASCETIPEKGVLSLEAVSKAGETVQAVMLEPVPKDAMLSLEKAIEIDDEDISYITNRAAVYLELGEYNECIKDCDKAVERGRELGSDLKMVAKALTRKGTALTKMVNCSKDYEPAIEAFQKAVIEHRNSDTLERLNEAEQAKKEWEQKEYFDPKIGDEEREKGNDFFKEQKYPDALKHYTEAIKRNPKDPKGYSNRAACYIKLGAMADGKKDAEKCIEIDPTFSKGYSRKAAVQFFLKEYEDAMKTYQEGLKHDPNNQELLDGVSRCVMEPASCETIPEKGVLSLEVKRFVK; encoded by the exons ATGGTGTATAAAGTGAAGTTTAGAATAACGCACTTTGAAATCCGCAATATAAGTGTTTCCATTCAAGACCTTTGTATAAATGATATTTCCCAGTTCTCTCTTTCCCAAGAAAGCTCGAAAGAGAGTGATCTCAGATTCAATTCAACAATGGCGGAAGAAGCTAAAGCTAAAGGAAACGCTTCTTTCTCTTCCGGTGACTTCACCTCCGCTATAATTCACTTCACCGAAGCCATCGATTTTGATCCAACCAATCACGTCCTCTACTCTAACCGTTCCGCTGCTCACGCTTCACTTCACCAGTACGCCGATGCTCTCTCCGACGCGAATGAGACGATTAAACTCAAACCGTACTGGTCTAAAGGTTACAGCCGTCACGGAGCTGCTCACTTAGGGTTAAACCAGTTCGATTTGGCTGTAACGGCTTACAAGAAAGGTTTAGATATCGATCCGACGAACGAGGCGTTGAAATCGGGATTGGCTGATGCGGAGGCGTCTGTTTCTAGGTCACGCTCTGCTCCTCCGCCGAATTCGTTTGGTGATGCTTTCAAAGGACCGGAGATGTGGAGTAAGCTCACGGCTGATCCTTCGACTAGAGCCTTTTCGCAGCAGCCTGATTTTGTCAGCATGATGCAGGAGATTCAGAAGAACCCTAGTAATCTCAATTTGTATATGAAGGACCAGAGAGTGATGCAATCTGTTGGAGTTTTGTTGAATGTTAATTTCAGGTCGCCGCCGCCTCCTCCGGGAGATGACTCGGAGGTTCCTCACCCTGATATGGGTCAGAGTTCTAGGGAAGAAGTGCCTGACGTTAAGAAGAAGCCAAAACCTGAGCCGTTGGTGacggaagagaaggagaagaaagagaggaaggagagagcCAAAAAGGAGAACGAGCTTGGGAATGCTGCGTACAGGAAGAAAGAATTCGCAGTTGCCATTGAGCATTTTTGTAAAGCTATtgagattgatgatgaagatatcTCATATATCACAAATCGTGCTGCTGTTTATCTTGAATTGGGAGAg tACAATGAGTGCATTAAGGATTGTGACAAGGCAGTGGAAAGGGGTAGAGAGCTTGGGTCAGATCTCAAGATGGTAGCTAAAGCTTTGACTAGGAAAGGGACTGCTTTGACCAAGATGGTGAATTGCTCGAAAGACTATGAACCTGCTATTGAAGCTTTCCAGAAAGCTGTTATAGAGCATCGAAACTCTGATACATTGGAGAGACTGAACGAGGCAGAACAAGCGAAGAAAGAGTGGGAGCAGAAGGAGTATTTCGATCCCAAGATCGGGGATGAAGAGCGTGAAAAAG GTAATGATTTTTTCAAGGAGCAGAAGTATCCTGATGCTCTTAAACATTACACTGAAGCAATCAAAAGGAACCCGAAAGACCCAAAA GGATATAGCAACCGAGCTGCGTGTTACATTAAGCTAGGTGCAATGGCTGATGGAAAAAAGGATGCAGAAAAGTGTATTGAGATTGATCCAACCTTCTCTAAAGGATACAGCAGAAAAGCTGCAGTTCAATTCTTCTTGAAAGAGTATGAGGATGCGATGAAAACATACCAAGAGGGTCTCAAGCATGATCCGAATAATCAGGAACTTCTCGACGGTGTTAGTAG ATGTGTGATGGAGCCTGCTTCATGTGAAACTATCCCGGAAAAGGGAGTGTTGAGTTTAGAG GCTGTTTCCAAGGCTGGAGAAACCGTACAAGCTGTGATGTTGGAGCCTGTCCCGAAAGATGCAATGCTGAGTTTAGAG AAAGCTATtgagattgatgatgaagatatcTCATATATCACAAATCGTGCTGCTGTTTATCTTGAATTGGGAGAg tACAATGAGTGCATTAAGGATTGTGACAAGGCAGTGGAAAGGGGTAGAGAGCTTGGGTCAGATCTCAAGATGGTAGCTAAAGCTTTGACTAGGAAAGGGACTGCTTTGACCAAGATGGTGAATTGCTCGAAAGACTATGAACCTGCTATTGAAGCTTTCCAGAAAGCTGTTATAGAGCATCGAAACTCTGATACATTGGAGAGACTGAACGAGGCAGAACAAGCGAAGAAAGAGTGGGAGCAGAAGGAGTATTTCGATCCCAAGATCGGGGATGAAGAGCGTGAAAAAG GTAATGATTTTTTCAAGGAGCAGAAGTATCCTGATGCTCTTAAACATTACACTGAAGCAATCAAAAGGAACCCGAAAGACCCAAAA GGATATAGCAACCGAGCTGCGTGTTACATTAAGCTAGGTGCAATGGCTGATGGAAAAAAGGATGCAGAAAAGTGTATTGAGATTGATCCAACCTTCTCTAAAGGATACAGCAGAAAAGCTGCAGTTCAATTCTTCTTGAAAGAGTATGAGGATGCGATGAAAACATACCAAGAGGGTCTCAAGCATGATCCGAATAATCAGGAACTTCTCGACGGTGTTAGTAG ATGTGTGATGGAGCCTGCTTCATGTGAAACTATCCCGGAAAAGGGAGTGTTGAGTTTAGAGGTGAAGAGGTTTGTGAAGTGA
- the LOC104755668 gene encoding probable phospholipid-transporting ATPase 11 — MASVYHFFTAVTADRESLIDEITERMERDLIILGATAVEDKLQNGVLDCIDKLAQAGIKIWVLTGDKMETAINIGFACSLLRQEMKQIIINLETPHIKALEKAGEKYAIEQASRESVVRQMEQGKALLTASSSSSSQDAFALIIDGKSLTYALEDDFKKKCLDLATGCASVICCRSSPKQKALVTRLVKSGTGKTTLAIGDGANDIGVGISAVLKECKPLCYLERLLLISVT; from the exons ATGGCTTCGGTTTACCATTTCTTCACCGCCGTGACAGCGGATCGTGAGAGCTTGATCGATGAAATCACAGAACGGATGGAACGAGATTTAATTATCCTCGGTGCTACTGCTGTTGAGGACAAACTTCAGAATGGG GTTCTGGATTGTATCGACAAGCTAGCTCAAGCAGGGATAAAGATTTGGGTTCTAACCGGAGACAAAATGGAGACTGCAATCAATATCGG ATTTGCTTGTAGTTTACTAAGACAAGAGATGAAGCAGATCATCATAAATCTTGAGACACCACATATCAAAGCATTGGAGAAAGCTGGAGAGAAATATGCAATTGAACAG GCATCGAGAGAAAGCGTGGTGAGGCAAATGGAACAAGGGAAAGCTCTACTCACAGCATCAAGCAGCTCGAGCTCTCAAGACGCCTTTGCGTTGATCATTGATGGGAAGTCACTAACATACGCTCTTGAAGACGATTTCAAGAAGAAGTGTCTTGATTTAGCCACAGGATGTGCCTCTGTTATTTGCTGCAGATCGTCACCTAAACAAAAGGCATTG gTTACGCGGTTGGTCAAATCTGGAACCGGCAAGACAACTTTAGCAATTGGAGATGGAGCAAATGATATCGGTGTTGGAATCAGCGCGGTGTTGAAGGAATGCAAGCCGTTATGTTACTTAGAGCGACTCTTGCTCATTTCCGTTACTTAG